From Triticum aestivum cultivar Chinese Spring chromosome 4A, IWGSC CS RefSeq v2.1, whole genome shotgun sequence, a single genomic window includes:
- the LOC123083076 gene encoding general transcription factor IIF subunit 1-like, whose translation MEKIMRSMEGMPGAPNMKMYSRDDLMKNNFGVEGDEDDEDDDEDEDSLPKNLGNILKNKGPQKKDLKQQVVKQIKDTGKKLKGHVSKVSKAVKSWWKGKKKPAKSSKSEL comes from the exons ATGGAGAAGATAATGAGATCAATGGAG GGCATGCCGGGAGCCCCAAACATGAAGATGTACTCCAGAGACGATCTGATGAAGAACAACTTTGGCGTTGAAGGtgatgaggatgatgaagatgacgatgaagaCGAGGATAGTTTACCCAAGAACTTG GGAAACATTCTGAAAAACAAGGGTCCGCAAAAGAAAGACCTGAAGCAGCAGGTGGTGAAACAGATCAAGGATACCGGCAAGAAACTGAAAGGGCATGTGAGCAAGGTGTCCAAGGCGGTGAAGAGTTggtggaaggggaagaagaagcctGCAAAGTCCAGCAAAAGCGAGCTATGA